In Aureibacillus halotolerans, a single genomic region encodes these proteins:
- a CDS encoding S-layer homology domain-containing protein, with product MSNHRFLASAVSVAAVASIALPGVSQAAEFTDLTSSNGHYDDIMALVERGVITGFPDGTFQPQASLTRAQAAVMFTRALDLQVPDDANELLEAFNDIPGDAYYNDEVAALVASGISKGYGDYYAPEASLSREEMATLLVRAFDLQPIEGVNVSLSDLASVQDVHRENVEILYQNELTKGKGDGSYGPQDEVTRGQFSAFIVRGLENAGALEDLDIESVDDVTIHAGESLSLPETLEVTTVNGETTSVDVTWDLSNFDANVEGDYTIYGTLAGYNQKAEVDVTVENQPLQVEGVDMENLKQIIVELNHSGYSKAIVENVNYYTYEDKNGDKGELLDATAVEDQVILTLRDTFDDEGYLRIDEAIDGEEKEFELSFTDTTPPEVVEILPVSEDTIKVIFSEPMDTGVANGERVTNRDIEDSFDIDDESHRVSEIQSFSYGQELNVTFNKDLDEGDYTLNIGRGIKDYFGFVVDEDSFNFEMDYDTTDPVVTEIKDIYPTTATLVFDSDVELSSNAHNDFHHTKSSIDATDAIVKNGNEVVLTFAEDETLPEEGEIIIDANALEDHWGNENKSDTLDYTMVDNNEAPEIASVTMLEETDTTDRYVTLDVQFSEPVLKEHANEKSNYEITGDDGKTIEIKSISHQNQQVTIVLDARYGDFSPQDYTLYVDEIEDLFGETNDQLSYTFNAGSVAAPSAFKANVLTTDDDEVRFVVDFGREMQDTGANGIEQLNLYELRYQNTSILLHQLDELRGITVDINTYDQQTQAEIVIERDSASTGEWDRFFDDVQYVAEKGTLDDLSLLVGRVADKNGVQTVNFSNDITLSASNTFGAKEDNIRATELDELRIELSSIVYDFDDDDFIVYADENNNGSLDSNDTELDASFDYDEDDDRPYIYVYLDDELDSDMTYDGHRVYVTTVDRDDVNTTNRYGQTILLDHIRVIDGIASQVETSDGEEHVYVHELKGEEDKAVVSLEFTTDIDDRSVNYLSFTISNDRYSVEEASVNGDRVYLVVDLNGDTVEDLVGEYVEQRAPIADENENTIEDLELRINDVQGDLSENQL from the coding sequence ATGTCAAATCATCGTTTCTTAGCAAGTGCCGTCAGCGTTGCCGCTGTGGCCTCTATTGCCCTTCCTGGCGTCTCTCAAGCAGCGGAATTTACTGACTTAACCTCATCAAATGGTCATTATGACGATATTATGGCATTGGTTGAACGTGGTGTCATTACGGGCTTTCCAGATGGCACGTTTCAACCACAGGCTTCTCTCACACGAGCGCAAGCCGCAGTGATGTTCACAAGGGCCCTTGATCTACAAGTACCAGATGATGCTAACGAGTTGTTAGAAGCTTTTAATGACATCCCTGGTGATGCGTATTACAACGATGAAGTCGCCGCTCTTGTGGCTAGTGGAATCTCTAAAGGCTATGGCGATTATTATGCACCTGAAGCATCGTTAAGCCGTGAAGAAATGGCAACACTTCTCGTGAGGGCATTTGATCTACAACCAATAGAAGGCGTGAACGTGTCTTTATCAGATCTCGCCTCTGTGCAAGACGTACATAGAGAGAATGTTGAAATCCTTTATCAGAATGAATTGACGAAAGGCAAAGGCGACGGTTCTTATGGACCTCAGGATGAAGTGACTAGAGGTCAGTTTTCTGCCTTCATCGTCCGCGGTCTTGAGAATGCGGGAGCACTTGAAGATCTCGACATTGAATCTGTTGATGATGTAACAATTCATGCTGGAGAATCCCTTTCTTTGCCAGAAACACTTGAGGTGACAACGGTCAATGGTGAAACAACCTCAGTTGATGTCACTTGGGATTTAAGCAACTTTGATGCCAATGTGGAAGGCGATTACACAATCTATGGTACATTAGCTGGCTACAACCAAAAAGCTGAGGTTGACGTAACGGTAGAAAATCAGCCGTTGCAGGTTGAAGGCGTTGATATGGAAAACCTTAAGCAAATCATCGTTGAGTTAAACCATAGTGGGTACTCAAAAGCCATTGTTGAAAACGTGAATTATTATACGTACGAAGACAAGAATGGGGACAAAGGCGAATTATTGGACGCTACAGCGGTAGAGGATCAGGTCATTCTAACGTTAAGAGATACGTTTGATGATGAAGGTTACTTGCGAATCGACGAAGCCATTGATGGTGAAGAGAAGGAGTTTGAGCTTTCGTTTACGGATACGACACCGCCGGAGGTCGTTGAGATTTTGCCTGTAAGTGAAGACACAATCAAAGTGATCTTTTCCGAGCCGATGGATACTGGTGTTGCAAACGGCGAACGAGTAACCAACCGCGACATTGAGGATTCGTTTGACATTGACGATGAGAGCCATCGTGTTTCTGAAATTCAATCCTTCAGCTATGGACAAGAACTCAATGTGACGTTCAATAAAGACCTAGATGAAGGCGATTATACGTTAAACATTGGTCGTGGCATTAAAGATTATTTTGGGTTTGTTGTTGACGAGGATAGCTTTAATTTTGAGATGGACTATGACACGACTGATCCTGTGGTTACAGAGATTAAAGACATCTATCCAACGACAGCCACGCTTGTGTTTGATAGCGATGTGGAGTTGTCTAGCAATGCGCACAATGACTTTCATCACACGAAGTCGTCCATCGATGCGACGGACGCGATCGTTAAAAATGGTAATGAAGTTGTCTTGACGTTTGCGGAGGATGAAACGCTTCCTGAAGAAGGCGAAATCATTATTGACGCAAATGCATTAGAGGACCATTGGGGCAACGAAAATAAGAGTGATACCCTCGACTATACGATGGTCGACAACAATGAGGCGCCTGAAATTGCATCTGTGACTATGTTGGAGGAAACTGACACGACGGATCGTTATGTCACGCTTGACGTACAGTTTTCTGAGCCTGTGTTAAAAGAGCATGCCAACGAAAAGAGCAACTATGAGATCACAGGTGACGATGGGAAAACAATCGAAATTAAAAGCATTTCTCATCAAAACCAACAAGTCACCATCGTTCTTGATGCACGCTATGGCGATTTTTCACCACAGGACTATACGCTTTATGTCGATGAGATTGAAGATCTATTTGGAGAAACGAATGACCAATTATCCTACACGTTTAACGCTGGTAGTGTGGCTGCACCGAGCGCCTTTAAAGCCAATGTGTTAACAACAGACGATGACGAGGTTCGCTTTGTCGTTGACTTTGGCCGTGAAATGCAGGATACCGGGGCAAATGGCATAGAACAATTAAACCTCTATGAGCTTCGTTATCAAAACACCTCCATCTTGCTTCATCAATTGGATGAGCTTCGTGGAATAACGGTAGATATTAATACGTATGATCAACAAACACAAGCAGAAATCGTGATTGAGCGTGATAGTGCATCTACAGGAGAGTGGGATCGCTTTTTTGATGATGTTCAATACGTAGCTGAAAAAGGTACCTTGGACGACCTTTCCCTTCTTGTTGGACGAGTAGCAGACAAAAATGGAGTTCAAACGGTCAATTTTTCAAATGACATTACACTCAGTGCATCCAACACATTTGGTGCAAAAGAAGACAACATCCGTGCGACAGAACTGGATGAGCTACGCATTGAACTTTCGAGCATTGTCTATGATTTTGATGATGATGATTTCATTGTGTATGCGGACGAGAACAACAATGGGTCGCTTGATTCCAACGACACTGAGCTTGACGCCTCATTCGATTATGATGAAGATGACGATCGTCCATATATCTATGTGTATCTTGATGACGAGTTAGATAGTGACATGACGTATGATGGCCATCGTGTATATGTCACTACGGTTGATCGTGATGATGTAAATACAACAAACCGATATGGACAAACTATACTGCTCGATCACATACGTGTGATTGATGGGATCGCGTCACAGGTTGAAACATCTGATGGCGAAGAGCATGTCTACGTTCATGAATTAAAAGGAGAAGAAGACAAAGCCGTCGTGTCTCTTGAGTTTACAACAGATATTGACGACCGTTCTGTCAATTACTTGTCATTCACAATCTCGAATGATCGGTATTCAGTAGAAGAAGCATCAGTCAATGGTGATAGAGTTTACCTTGTAGTTGATTTGAACGGGGATACTGTGGAGGACCTTGTTGGCGAGTACGTTGAGCAACGAGCACCAATTGCGGATGAGAACGAAAATACGATTGAAGACCTTGAGCTTCGAATCAATGATGTACAAGGCGACCTTTCAGAAAATCAACTATAA
- a CDS encoding transglycosylase domain-containing protein, whose product MADQWRQFKEWLSNILKNVKTQRILASTRITYKVGWNLLLLFFMTCIVVFAFAGGVGAGYFAALVKDEPIRDYESMKTDLYNYNETTQLYFANNDYLGKLSSDLYREEVDLEDVSPFVVDAIIATEDQLFHEHHGVVPKAVMRAVYQELTNADNRSGGSTLTQQIIKNQILTNEVSFDRKAKEILLAMRLERYFKKEDIIEAYLNIVPFGRDAAGRNIAGVQTAARGIFGIDASELNLAQSAYIAGLPQSPSRFTPFTNFGEVKPDLSPSIDKMHLVLSRMFETNIIDEQAYEDALAYDVTADFTSPGSLPNQEYPWLTVEIEKRAKVILLEQLAAEDGVSKETLQADNELFNSYYDEAQTALHKNGYTIHTTIQKDMYDRMQDVKNQFTLYGSEKPETIIDPDTGEEITEMEPVETGAMLIENSTGRILSFVAGRDHERQAQNHATSALRSNGSTMKPLLVYAPALELGVAQPGTLIADVKYSIRAGSDIWSPSNYGGGYHGLTSARRALASSYNIPAAKLYVDMLKSGHQPTTYLEKMGVTSLVPGDKSNYSMALGALTKGITVEENVNAFSTFGNQGKFTDAYLIEKIVSKDNETVYEHETTTVDVFSPQTNFMMLSMLEDVISGGTAVSLPGFLNFQSEWAGKTGTSQNYNDAWFVATNPKVTFGVWMGYDTPKPLEVSYQGYSYGSRNIKLWAELMNVAYDVNPELVTGGSFERPDGVVQLTFCGISGKLPSELCQQAGLVTTDLFNAKYVPTERDNSFIQGEYVSIQGTPYSALSGTPSAFTRYGAMLNPAFIQQSGYDQVENPKQLLSGNLNLLTPRSGSAIENGRAPAPVFVNHSGSAISWSTSDTDVVGYYVYRNGQRIATVPAHQQSISAGSGDYNVVAIDIAGNQSPWSNTVTGESSESDTSEDSDVSTEDENASDTDSSTDVPDSSTPASEEQEETLEQDNDASEENEQ is encoded by the coding sequence ATGGCTGATCAATGGCGCCAATTCAAGGAATGGCTCTCGAATATTCTTAAGAACGTAAAGACACAACGAATCCTTGCAAGCACTCGAATTACATACAAAGTTGGCTGGAACTTACTGTTGCTCTTTTTCATGACCTGCATTGTTGTCTTTGCTTTCGCTGGGGGCGTCGGTGCAGGGTATTTCGCTGCTCTCGTAAAAGATGAACCAATTCGCGACTATGAAAGCATGAAAACAGACCTTTATAATTACAATGAAACGACACAGCTTTACTTTGCGAATAACGATTATCTCGGAAAACTCAGCTCGGATTTGTATCGTGAAGAGGTTGATCTAGAGGACGTATCCCCATTTGTTGTCGATGCAATCATTGCTACGGAGGATCAGCTTTTCCATGAACATCACGGAGTTGTTCCAAAAGCAGTCATGCGAGCAGTTTATCAGGAGCTAACAAACGCTGACAATCGCTCAGGTGGTAGCACACTCACACAGCAAATTATTAAAAATCAAATTCTGACGAACGAGGTGTCGTTCGACCGCAAGGCAAAAGAAATCTTGCTTGCCATGCGTCTTGAGAGATACTTTAAAAAGGAAGATATTATTGAAGCGTATTTAAACATCGTTCCATTCGGCAGAGACGCCGCAGGACGTAATATTGCTGGCGTACAAACGGCCGCACGAGGCATCTTCGGAATTGACGCCTCCGAACTAAACCTTGCCCAATCTGCTTATATTGCTGGTTTGCCACAGAGTCCATCAAGGTTTACGCCTTTTACGAACTTTGGGGAAGTAAAACCAGATTTGTCACCAAGCATAGATAAAATGCACCTTGTTCTCAGTCGGATGTTTGAAACGAACATCATTGATGAGCAAGCTTATGAAGACGCATTGGCCTACGATGTAACAGCAGATTTCACATCACCAGGATCGCTTCCGAATCAAGAATACCCGTGGCTCACTGTGGAAATTGAGAAAAGGGCGAAAGTAATTCTTTTAGAACAGCTCGCTGCAGAAGATGGTGTATCCAAGGAAACCTTACAGGCAGATAATGAATTGTTTAACTCGTATTATGATGAAGCGCAAACAGCTCTTCACAAAAATGGCTATACGATTCATACAACGATTCAGAAGGATATGTACGACCGGATGCAGGACGTGAAAAATCAATTTACCCTCTATGGATCAGAAAAACCAGAAACCATCATTGACCCAGATACAGGAGAAGAAATTACAGAAATGGAGCCTGTAGAAACAGGTGCTATGCTAATTGAAAACAGCACCGGGCGGATTTTAAGCTTTGTGGCAGGACGAGATCATGAGAGACAAGCGCAAAATCATGCGACTAGTGCGCTCCGTTCAAACGGGTCAACGATGAAGCCATTGCTCGTCTATGCACCAGCGCTTGAGTTAGGTGTTGCTCAGCCTGGCACACTCATTGCAGATGTGAAATACAGCATACGAGCAGGTAGCGACATTTGGAGTCCTAGTAATTACGGTGGTGGTTATCATGGGCTCACTTCCGCACGTCGAGCACTCGCCAGCTCTTACAATATTCCTGCCGCCAAGCTATATGTCGATATGCTAAAAAGTGGACACCAACCAACCACTTATCTTGAAAAGATGGGTGTCACTTCCCTTGTACCTGGGGACAAATCGAACTATTCGATGGCTTTAGGTGCTTTAACAAAAGGCATAACCGTCGAAGAAAATGTCAATGCCTTTTCCACCTTTGGCAATCAAGGCAAATTTACCGATGCGTATCTCATCGAGAAAATTGTTTCCAAAGACAATGAAACTGTATATGAGCATGAAACAACAACTGTTGATGTTTTCTCACCGCAGACGAATTTTATGATGCTCTCAATGCTTGAAGATGTCATTTCAGGCGGTACGGCCGTTAGCTTGCCAGGCTTTTTAAACTTCCAGTCCGAATGGGCCGGAAAAACAGGGACCTCACAAAATTACAACGACGCATGGTTTGTTGCGACAAATCCAAAGGTCACATTTGGCGTTTGGATGGGCTATGATACGCCAAAGCCATTGGAAGTTTCCTATCAAGGTTACTCTTATGGGTCAAGAAACATAAAGCTCTGGGCTGAACTAATGAACGTTGCTTATGACGTAAATCCTGAGCTTGTGACTGGTGGCTCTTTTGAAAGACCGGATGGTGTTGTACAGCTCACCTTTTGTGGCATTTCAGGCAAGCTTCCATCTGAGCTTTGCCAACAAGCGGGTTTAGTCACAACTGACTTATTTAACGCAAAATATGTCCCTACTGAACGGGATAACAGCTTTATACAAGGAGAATACGTCAGCATTCAAGGGACGCCTTATTCTGCCTTAAGCGGAACACCAAGTGCATTTACTCGGTATGGAGCGATGCTAAACCCTGCCTTTATCCAACAATCGGGGTATGATCAAGTCGAAAACCCAAAACAGCTCCTTTCAGGAAACCTTAACCTGTTAACGCCTCGTAGTGGGAGCGCTATTGAAAATGGCAGAGCACCAGCTCCGGTATTTGTGAATCATTCAGGAAGTGCCATCAGCTGGAGTACAAGTGACACAGATGTTGTTGGATACTATGTTTATAGAAACGGCCAACGGATTGCTACTGTGCCAGCTCATCAACAGAGCATCTCTGCTGGAAGCGGTGATTACAACGTTGTAGCCATCGACATTGCAGGCAACCAATCGCCGTGGTCTAATACAGTGACTGGGGAATCCAGCGAATCTGATACTTCTGAGGACAGTGACGTATCCACTGAAGATGAGAATGCAAGCGATACCGACTCGTCAACAGATGTACCTGATAGCTCGACACCTGCCTCCGAAGAGCAAGAAGAAACGTTGGAGCAGGACAATGATGCTTCTGAAGAAAACGAACAATAA
- the tyrS gene encoding tyrosine--tRNA ligase, whose protein sequence is MSELVKDLEARGLIHQSTDVDVLTKQLEEESLSLYCGFDATADSLHIGHLLPLLTLRRFQNAGHRPVALVGGGTGLIGDPSGRSEERSLNPAETVQQWADKIKDQIGTIIDFNDDAHPAVMANNYEWLGELEVIPFLRDIGKHFSINYMLAKDSVDSRLEKGLSYTEFSYMILQSYDFMNLYKTYNCKLQIGGSDQWGNITAGIELIRRTLGKSDVHGVTMPLITKSDGSKFGKTAGGAVWLDGEKTTPYEFYQFWLNTDDRDVIKFLKSFTFISLEDIKALQTEMEKAPEERKAQRSLAEEMTNMIHGEKALQQAIHISKALFGGGSLSDLSGDEIRQGFKDVPSASWTKQELPLVDMLVECGVSPSKRQAREDIQNGAISINGEKKTDVQLQLSDDDKLDGTFVIVRRGKKKYVLIECV, encoded by the coding sequence ATGAGTGAATTAGTGAAGGATTTAGAGGCGAGAGGGTTAATCCACCAATCCACTGATGTGGACGTACTAACAAAACAACTTGAAGAAGAATCGCTTTCATTGTATTGCGGGTTTGATGCGACAGCAGATAGCCTGCATATCGGTCATCTTTTGCCACTGTTAACGTTGCGTAGGTTTCAAAATGCGGGCCATCGACCTGTTGCCCTCGTAGGAGGAGGCACGGGACTTATTGGTGACCCGAGCGGAAGATCTGAGGAACGGTCCCTGAACCCTGCGGAGACTGTTCAGCAATGGGCGGATAAAATTAAGGATCAAATTGGGACCATTATCGATTTTAACGATGATGCTCATCCAGCTGTCATGGCAAACAATTACGAGTGGCTTGGTGAATTAGAGGTCATTCCATTTCTGAGAGATATCGGGAAGCATTTCAGCATTAACTATATGCTTGCCAAAGACTCCGTGGATTCGAGATTAGAAAAAGGCTTGTCTTACACAGAATTTAGTTACATGATTTTACAGTCCTATGATTTTATGAATTTGTACAAAACCTACAATTGCAAGCTACAAATTGGCGGAAGTGATCAGTGGGGCAACATAACAGCGGGGATTGAGCTTATTCGTCGAACATTAGGGAAGTCGGATGTCCACGGTGTCACAATGCCTTTGATTACGAAAAGTGATGGCTCTAAGTTTGGGAAAACGGCAGGCGGAGCAGTATGGTTGGATGGAGAGAAAACAACACCTTATGAGTTTTATCAGTTTTGGTTGAACACAGATGATCGAGATGTCATTAAATTTCTGAAAAGCTTTACGTTTATTTCGCTTGAAGACATTAAAGCGTTACAAACCGAGATGGAAAAAGCACCAGAGGAACGAAAAGCGCAACGTAGCTTGGCTGAAGAAATGACAAACATGATTCATGGCGAAAAAGCGCTCCAGCAAGCGATTCATATTTCAAAAGCATTGTTTGGCGGAGGATCACTAAGTGACTTATCCGGTGATGAAATTCGTCAAGGTTTTAAAGATGTTCCTTCTGCGTCATGGACGAAGCAGGAATTGCCGCTTGTCGATATGCTTGTTGAATGTGGAGTCTCTCCTTCAAAACGCCAGGCGCGTGAGGATATTCAAAATGGTGCGATTTCCATTAATGGCGAGAAGAAAACAGATGTGCAGCTGCAGCTAAGTGATGATGATAAACTGGATGGCACATTTGTGATTGTCCGACGAGGGAAGAAGAAATACGTCTTGATTGAATGTGTGTAA